Within Xiphophorus hellerii strain 12219 chromosome 10, Xiphophorus_hellerii-4.1, whole genome shotgun sequence, the genomic segment GGCCCCGGATCTCTGTTAGTCACGAACCAATGAAAACggcacaaacaaacaaacacagataaAGCTGTGTGGACTGCTGGCGTTGCTGACGAATGCACACAAGTAATTCTTAGAGTTCTCACAGGGATCCAGATGAGCTGACTTGGTTGTTTTTACTCCCACCATGCATCTGtgattttgtttctggtttctaCACACTGAGGGCAGTGATTGTGACAGCAGTGATTAACACGTTCTGGAGGCGGGTCTTTAGCTCAGTGGGTGGAGCTTGGCCCTTCCACATGTGGATTGATTAATAGTGTTAAGTCtagaaatatttaagaaaatatttgagaCTCATAACAGTGGCTGTGTCTCCATTACAAATGGAATTTCACATTCATCATGtttccataaataaaatcatatgtgATCAAGTTTTACACAattagtcattaaaaacatcccCAGTCGCTTCCTGTGATCTTCTTTTTCGTCTTTTCCACAAGTAGCAACATCCCCTTGTTGATcgtgtgacttgtgtgatgcgaaTAAAGTGTTTCcatgcagttttgcgaaataaaccaaaagtttttatataaaagagTTGTTTTTTGAAGTTGAcgtgttttcaaaatgtcaaattgctcaATCGTATCacaaatggaaatgcagctgctgtttaCTTGCCATTAATTGTTGAATTACAGCGCTGTAAAACAATCTCTGTTATCTGTTTGCTGTTTAGGAGCTGAGGCAGGACAATGACGAAGGCCTGGACTTTCCCTCCACCCTGCCACCTCTGAGGAGAGCCAAGTCTTTGGATCGAAGGACCACAGAGTCCGTCATGACGGTGAGGCTCCCACTCAGCTCTGGAGTTTCTAAAACAGTGTCATTTAGCTCTGTTGTGCCGTTTGCAGCTGTGTGAGTTAGTCATTATTTAAACTTTCCCACAATATAAACAAGTTGACTCGCTGAAAGCCGGGACTCATGGGGGAAATCCACTTCCCTcgttgtttattcattttattagcATATTATATATAGGTATGTTTTAGGTAATGTCTCTCTTATGTGGCTAGACCACAATAAAACACTGGTGTTTGTTTATTGTGTACTTAGGTTGTCCCAATATAATCCCAGTTTTTAAATAATCCCTGATGAAACCTAACTACATTACATGTTGTTGTGCTGACCAGCTGGATGCCCTTTACCTGTTTTCTTAGAGGTTTGACCTGCAAAAAATACCCCAGAAAAGTTGACaattatatttagtttattaaagTAAGTTATAAATTTTTGACTAATTCATTAGCTTAAGTTGTTTTTCCTAATGTCCTACATCATAAGTTGAGAGTCTTAAAAACTCTTGAATTTGACACTGCTATAATTACATTTGCGTTATGAGAGACTGTATTAGCTGCAGCTGCTAATTGTACAATTAACCGCAACTGAATTGAAATGTACAACAAGTCAAATTATCAACAATTTACATCAAAACGGAAATTAAACATGCTAGCGTTAACCTAGCATGTTAGTGAAACGCTCCCCATTAAAAAGTTGCCCACTGTAGCAACATGTGATTGTTTTGAAGGTCGTGTGTTGTTGGTGTTAAAACAGGTTTTCAAGCTATACTTGTCAGAAAGTGATAGTAGCTTTTTCAGTGAGTTAGCCTGGGTTAGAGGAGCATATCGAGGTTGACTAGCAGAAACTTTGTCGCTGTCAGAGAGcagtttcaaaaaatgtttaaaatgtatgtctgaaatctaaaaatgcttataaccgcctattttaatagttcaaacaccaaaaagGCCTCATTATACGCTAATGCACACCGTGGAAGCTTGCTTCCGTGTTTTTCCTCCCCTCTGCTCTTTAGatcacagccaatcagcaccaaggacaATTAATGTAactcctggattggctgatttgcaaacaccagccaaaACCTTTTTCTAGTAGCATTGTGGCTTCAcaagctgtgttttgttttgaatatttttgataagCTCCATGAACAAAATCTACAAATAGGCAAATTCTCTGCAAATGATTTAGAGTTACATTCCACAGCAGATTCTCTGGATAGGCTCGGGTCCACTGATCTAATACTGATTGAACATACGACCGTATTTTATTGTACGGTACTTTAAAGTTACGTTTTAGGGCAGAGAATTGAGTCAGTCGATGTTCTTTAGTGACTTTGATTGGTATGGGGGACAAAACCCTCGATAGCGACGTCTCGTTTGACCCGACCTAACCTTTAGCTATTTATGTAAATagtgtaaaactgaaataacTCGATCTTCTGGATTCTCTCTTGCTTCTGGTTTGATTTCCATCTCCTCCTGGGAAAAGATTCCCAGTTCTCGAGCTTCTTTGCAGTACATCAGTCTTCATCAGTTTGTCTGTCTGATATGTGACACTGCAGAGGCAGCAAAAAGCTGCTCCCTGCCACTGTTCTACTGAAAGAAGCTTCAAAGTCCTGCAAGGCCATGAGTGACTTTTTAtgggacactttttttttttttttcttttagtacaTTACGTTGTTGACAGCTGGAAACTGCTTGTTTCCAAGTGTTTCTTGCAgtatacagatttttattttccgtTTAATGCCTAGCGACTAATAAATGAGCAGGTTTGGATTTGTTCTGATTAAGAACCACAAGCAGGACTCTGGTTCCCGTGCGTCTGTGCTCTGTCCGAGACAAAGCCTCCCCTGTTCTGCTGTGTCCTGCTAAGCTGCAGGATCCGGGGTCAGCAGCAGTGCCAAGGCCTCAGCAGAGCGGAGAGAGGTTGCTgggtggttgttgttgtttgggcTGGAACTGGTTAGGAAACGAGAATCAAACCTTGAGAAATATCTCGACGGGTATTAACCTCTGGTTTCTTTTTACCCAGTAAAGTTTAGGTAACGGAGTCATTTCTGATGTTCCCCCCTAACCTGTGTGTCTTAGTACCAGGGTGGGGTTGTTGTTGGCCACGCCTCCCCTCTGCAGGGCGCAGCGCAACCCATTCTGTACCCTCTCCTCTTCAGGTTACACCGCTATTTATAATCCATGTGTGGCGGTTTTCAAAGATGCATGCGACCGTTGCACTCCGCTGCCTGTGTttgtggagaaaagaaaaacaaaaaaaaggagtgTGTGAAGACAATATCACATCTTGGCACTGCTTCCTGTGGTCACCAGTTAAatggatgtgtgtgttgttgttccCACGGTTTGGACTCGTAGCGCACCACTACAGGCCCGAGCACTGAGCCACTCTCATGGCGGAAGCTGTCCCTGTTCAGTGGGCAACATTTCAGCAATCTGGGCAGCGAAGCTGTCCGTCCCACTGATGTGGGATCAGTTTCCCCACACAGCTTACCGACTGGGAGTGTGTTGTGTGTCGTTTATGgtgctttgtaaaagtattcacacccctttatctttttttttttatgtcatgttgAAGCCacaaatttctgtattttgtttcgATTCGCAGACCGGCACAAAATGTCACATTGAGTCAAGCTCAGTTAATGGAAAACATCTGTGAACAACACATTTAAAGTCGTCTTAGTTAGATTTTAGTCTGCGACCTTTACAATTCAGAGAGAAAACTTTAGAGCCTCAAATGTTACGTGACGTTTTGGAAAGGAAAAGCTAAATATCTGCTATGggaattttgtttatttcaggttttaggttttgaaatgaagaaaaatgtgaaacctTTTAAAGAAGGGTCACATTATCTTCTGGTGGATGTTggtatttgtggaaaatattttaaaaatctgttttaaaaacctagacaaaaaaaattgttcttcCGTTGTGAAAATTCAATGGAATTATTCCATGACGAAAGAGGAAGTAGTACTGAAAACctccatttgtttttatatctgtATTTCAGAACATTAGTCGGTAAATGTTGGTAATTTACCAATTTGTCTGGTAAATTAGCAACATTTACCAACTAATGTTGGTAATTTACGAATTCTACTAATTTATTGCAGAATTGTAGAAGGTCCAGTTGTTGTTAATTGGACCTTCTGCAGTTAAGAACAATTGTAGACggtccaaagagccacttccGTCTTCGGAGCCGAGACACAGGTTGCAGTTGACTGAAATAGATTACGAGCTTTGTGATGCTCTATCATATGAAATCatcataaaaaacatataattttGTGGTTGTTCTCTGACgaaatgtaaaagtttaatGGGTGTGAATACCTTAGTGAAAATCTGTGTCATTTCAATCAATTTTAGAGGGTAAGTAGCAGTAAATTAATGCTTTAGCGCTGTCCTTCAGATAACCTTGGTCAGATTGAATGttctttgttgttcattttttctctctgtgctgcTTGTTTAGCCGGATTTGCTTAACTTCAAGAAAGGCTGGATGGTAAAGCTGGACGAGCAAGGCCAGGTACTGAAAGTCACAATCACCTCAGCTGAATGAATaacaaaaggattttttttaaactctgtgGGAAATCAGCATTTTAAGCTCGTAGGAAACAAAATGAGTCCAAACGGGATTCGAACGCTGCTCCTAAAGCGCTCCGATGTCCGTGGCTTTCTATGGCCTTCACAGAGCTGCGGCCTCGCTTTCATCTTCCACCTTCAATGGACTTAAAAGACGAGGGCGGAGCACGgtggctttaaaatgtttcGCTGATGTAAAGAGAAGCAAACTGCTGCCGCCGCCATGTAGAGCAGGTTTTATTGACTGCTGGGGTTTTCCAGAGTTTTGTATAAATGACGTTTTTCAAAGTCTGTCTGTGGACTTTGTGgcagaacatttctgttttctttaatttagtGGAAGAAATACTGGTTCGTCTTGACGGATCACAGCCTGAGATACTATAAAGACTCGATTGCAGAGGAGGTGAGCTCATTTGATTCATGCTGTCACTACTGTATTTGTTATGCTCTCTTTTTGTATTATTGGTTtgtaaatctttttattttctcccgtcaGGCCTCTGACTTGGACGGTGAAATTGACCTGTCCACCTGTTACAATGTAACTGAATACCAGGCTCAGCGCAACTACGGCTTTCAAATTCATGTAAGACGCTTTGAAGGCTTTGTTCTTCTGTGATACCCACTGCTGAAATCAATAACAGTGCTAAAGAAATCTCaagtttttacaaatgttaCACCACAGACCACTAAGCTGGACGAAGCCGATTTGTTGAACAAACTACCTGAATGTTTGTGGATTTCTGCTGATCCTTTGGTGATCCGTGTTCAGACCCAGGAAGGAGTTCACACTCTGTCGGCCATGACGGCAGGCATACGCAGGAACTGGATCCAGGCAGTCATGAAGAACGTGAGACCTTCCACCGCCCCGGATGTGGCCAGGTCAGTACCAGCTGGGCCAGTTGGGTATATTTCTGAGTAGAGGTCCTGGTTGGCTTCTACAAAATCAGCTGGACAGCAAAAACCTGGTGCTAAAAGCTGTGGAGACATACAAGTGTTCATTTGTGAGGCAAAGTTGCTGCGTTTTTTCCGTTTTGACCTCTGTCTGTGATTCGTTATGTTTCATTCTGCAATGTTGGAAATGTTATTCTAATGTTGTTCTAACGGTCTTCATTAGAATAACATTATATATCTTCAAACATGCAGATATAAggccagaaaatgttttgagctCCTGATTATAACACACTGAAGATGGATATCCAGCTTTGAAAATTAGCAGCCTCATTTTTGTATCAAATATGGCTGACATGTCTGTACAACGAAGTGAATGTTGCAGATATAAACTCTTTATTAGACAGTTTGTATTccattatttattgttgttggtGTGTATATTATCGCAGCTAGCTACAACAATTAGCAAGAGTCACTGGTTGGCCGACTCTCAACCACAACCATGAAATTGCATCATTCTCAGATCTGAGGTCAAACTTCTGAAACCAATCAAACACTGAGAAATCGAGGTCAAATCAAACCAGTATTAGTGGTGGGCAGCCATAAACCACTAATCATGAACATTAGTTTTGCTAATGCTAAAAAGCTATCACAGTTTATAGTGAAAGCTAATGCAAAAGCGCTAAATTCAACCATGTTGATACCCAACATGACATATGACATATATCGCCCTCAACAGGGTCATATTTGTTGTTGCATGCCTACGTGTGTGGTTACACTTCAGGAAGTGATTAAGAACAGACATTTAActcatggtttcagttttatagtcTTTGAGTTTTGCTAACTCTGTTGCTAATTTTACCTAATTGCAGACAGTAGGGCTTTGGTCTGACTGGACATGAGTAGATACTGtggaactacagcgatgcgttctgcgtacaaaataaacatcatttgCCACATTCATGACGGGTGGAGaacaggaagagaggaaatggaGCTGCAGCGTGAACagtcttcacccacttcaaaataagagcactAATATAAACATCGAGTCCATGACCAAAATTTTACGAACAAAGTAAATTGGTGCTTCAgaatttttccagaaaaatgtatttaggtGAAGCTTCATGTgctaaacgttttcaaagttagcaaaagcgctAAGCGAAAAAGTAACTTCGTAGTTAGCGGATTAGTAGGAGTGTACCCACCTCTGGCCAAAGCTTTAGAAGAACTTGAAATCAAAAAGTTAATACTGATTAGAAATAATTCTGCTTGGACCTGCTCTCACTATGTAACTGAAAACAGGAAGTCCTCGCCATATCtgtttaaaagagaaatttacTTCTTAGTTTGAGTTAGTCTTCTGCGTTTGTACCAGAGGTGGTAGCCTGAATCCAAGTTAGCACTGTGGGgttaacatttcattttcctgcTTCTCAGCTCAACAGAAGATCACGGCTCCTTCTCGGCGTTGGAGGGTCTCGTCAGACCAGACGTAACTCAGGACTCGCCCTCCTCTGAGGCGTCCTCGGTGGAGAGAGAATCCGCTCCGGGTGCCATCAAAAGCCGAGCACGAGAGCGGAGGCGAGAGGGCCGCTCGAAGACGTTCGACTGGGCAGAGTTCAGGCCCATCGCGCAGGCTCTGGCTCAGCAGCGGGCTCAGGAGGCCGAGAGCCTCCAGGTCGACCCGGATCGCAGCATGCGgcgagaggagaggaggaagagataCGAGTGCGGCGCCGGCCCCGAGCACGCGTCTGCCACAGACGGAGAGAGGATAGACTGCGAGGGCGGGGACGGAGTCATGGACACGGACTCGGTCAGCGCCACGTGTTTGGAGAAGCAGCAGCGGGTGGAGGAGGTGATCGAGGAGCACTGGCGACAGGTGGAGAAGACGCCCATCCGGGAGGAGCGGAGGGTCCCGCTGCCCACCTCGGTGCAGTCTGGGGAGACCACAGAGCTGGAGAAACTACTGGATAGTTACAAGCAGGGGGTACGTTTACCTAGATTAGCTTTGTTGTCATGGCTACATCAGCTGCAGAGTCAACCAGACAGATTAGTTTGGTTTCATCCTCAGCATCCGTTTCTTACAGGTCTGGCCCTCTGAGGCCTTTtgcaaagtaaaagtaaaagtattttgtacattttatcacattgcAGTTTAAAACTTTGACTCATTTAATACTTTCCTTTTCATGTGGCACAACATTGTTCATAACCGTGAAGGGAAAGAATTGGTAAtcttcaaactttttaaacaaattaaattctgaaaaatgtagCTTGCATTTGATTTTCATCAGCTTtacataaagaataaaatttaCTGTTAGCAACCGCCTTCAAATGTCACCAAATTAGCAGATAGAGATAATCATTGTGTAATTTGGTGTCCTCATAAACTGTTCTCTGGAGGAAAATGTAAGCCGGTCGGGAATAAAGTTGGGGAGAAGTTTAACATTAAGGTTAAATTTAAGCATTTCACAGAGCTTTGTTCAGTCCATCATCTGGAAACTGAGTACGGCACGAATCCAAACCCTAAAAGACAGGATTCTAACGAATGTTAGAAAATTTCAGTCTAAAGCTGGCAGAAACATGCAAATAGATGGCACagttttcctatttttatttgtaaataaactaaaaactatgAACTAACAattatgttgcattgtgttgaTCTACTCATACAGCCCCAGTAAGTTGCTTTGAAGTTTGtttgcaaaataacaaaacgtGTAAGAAAAGCTTGACGatatttattgtctttatgaaacttttttaGCAACCATCTCCTTttgagttttgggtttcttgAGCATAAAAATGGGCACCAATGGAGAACTGAGATAACTTTCCAAttagttttgcacattttaaaagaacttAAATGTCTTAGTTCAAGTCAAACAGAGGCTTTGGTGTGCAAGGTAAACATTAGATGACAAAGCAAGTCTTCTGGTTTTGACTGTTTTGATTACAGGAGCAGCTTTGTCTGACATGCTTCCACATTCATTTAAAGGCTTCAGCCGTCTAAGACCATGGACAAAGTAGTAAAGCTGGCAACAAGAAAAAGCTGTAAACAAGTCTGAAGCTCAGCCTCGGTTATgacaaaaacagaggaaagtCGGGGTGGGGCCGTGCATTGTGTGGTTTTATAGCCGATATTAAAATAGATTAACGTTGGTATACCACCCTGTCCTGTTAGGTCATCGTGTAATTTCCACAACAAAAGAAGAGCTGAGGATGTGCAACTGATGTCTAGCTAATCCTGTGACAAACCGAATAACCAGTGCATCTGTTTTTTACTCTCTCCTGCCGGTGCAGATAGAGGACCTGAAGGCCCAGTTGGAGAGCTGTCACCAGCAGCTACTTGACTCAAACAAGCACAAGCAGGAGCTGGAGCTCCAGCTGAGAATTGCTCTGGAGCGAGAGCAGGACATCCGCTCCGGTTACATCTCCCCGGTGAGTTAGCGGCCCTGCGCTACGCGGCTTCATCACATTTAGTTAGCTCTGCCGCAGCGGCAGGTTCAAGAGTTCAGTAACTTCCACTTCATATTGTAACATTCTTTGCATGTCGtgttaatgtaataaaaaccaaacaaactgaCATTAAAACTGCAGATTCTTCTGGTATGAGGCCTTGCATGGGTTCATTGCATGTATCAAACAGTAAAATCCTGTTTCTATGCCAGCTTTCTACTAGATAATTATCTGCTCTCTGCGTTCTGTCTGTCCTGGTTTTTTGAACTCATTCTACTCATTTCAGAAATGCATCGAGTATGGACCAAAAGACCGTAGCGTGCTAGTTGTTAATGTGACTTGCAGAGGATTATTTCACTCTAATGTGAAGCACAGGGACGATGAACTTTCCTGAATTGCTTTCACAGGTTTCTAGAGCTTTAGGATTCATACTGGTGTGAAAAACCAGCTGTTTTTAAGTATGCTTATAAAGGCAAAAACTACCAACAAATTTGTCAATTTGAGTCTTTTGACAGAGTTAATCTCGATAGCCTCGTCTATTGGAAGTTCACACAATTATCCCTGATATGGTAACTAAAGCAGTAGTCTCCATCTGTATTTTTAGCAGATCTTAaactttaacctttaaaaaCGCTGCCATTGTCTCCAAATCTGGCATGTTTCAACACAGACGGAAGTTTAACAGACAGATATTGAATgaggagcggcaaaagcaaatgaggtggattagcagcaACTAATGATGTCATCTGGACACGCTACTGTAAGGCATTGTCATTgcgctgttagcatgtcatgacatGGGATCATTATACGGCAGCATTGTCTTCAGTCGGAGCCCGACATCATCATCCTCCACTgtttgaagatacttggatgatatgagttatgacaacatttaatttccctttgggataaacaaagtattttttaatttaaggcCTACGTTCAGCCTTCCTGCTAAACTTGGCTCCAAGTCAACTCACTTCTTTGCCAATTCGATTAGACATTCCTAAAGCAGCTACAAATTACTATGTGACGCAACACAAAAAGTCAAGAAACAAGAAGAATGTCCAAAGTGAGAAACGGTGAAGAAGCAAAATGAGTGATCTGAAGTAGGAACCTCAGTTTGAAGCTGATGTGGCCTTTTTATAGAAGGTAGTTTCCTTTTTCTGTGCTtcctttgatttcatttttacacaTCTCTGAGGCTTTTTCCGTCAGCATGAACTTCCCCACCGAAGTGCATTGTTGTTAGTCGAAGCTGTTGGCGGGTAGGTAGGAAGCCGTCTAGGGGAAAATCGTCCAATTCCAGTCACCAGCCAATGTATCGGTGCATCTCactttgaaaacagaaacaaaaaacctcaaaatgagtataaagaaaatgttgcCCTTTGTTTTAAGTATACAACCCTTCCTCCCTTTTATTACTTCTGATAtatttttcttggttttgtcCCGATAAAGTGGTGACTGCACATGTATAGTCACATAGACttcagcacatttttttttaccttttctctttttaccatATACATTTcagatatatttgttttaaatgctgttGTGTACTTGAGTGTTCATTCTGTTTAGTAGTAATGTCTTCAAGCAAATTAGAGTGAAAAATCCTTTGTAAAGATCACTGACATGTTGATTCAGACTGAAAATAACGTCTTGTATTCTAATACTTGGCATGGATGTCAGATTAATATCTTCCATTAATTTCTGCATATATCATCTTTCTGttgtgttaacatttttttctgttaagcTACATTATACATTGAGATAAATGTCTGATGTTGGATTTCTGTTTGTTGATGTATAGATGATTTTGGACTGTTTTAAATGATTCTACCATATTTAAGACTGAAGCCCCAATGCcatctttgtgttatttttgtgtttgtaatctATTGTAAAATACACCAGAAGAATTAGCATTTAGCTGGATGATCCAATTTGCTGCCTCGTCAGAAAAGAATTGCACCGGTTTTAGGAATGTACCTCAAAAGGACCTTGTATGCCTTCTGTTCTTGCGTAAACCTTCTAGCTGGAACTAATACTGCATTACTTACAACATGAAGTAACAAATAACCATTTAACAtgcatgctttgttttgattaactAACCgcagacatttattttccttccatttcgcATTTTGTTTGTACAATTAATTTGAAAGGAAATTTGAATTAGAAtggaatttctttttatttggtatGAATATCTGGAAATGGGaatataacatttgtttttaaagtgacagcaaAATGATTGGTAGATATAACGCTGAGAATTATTAGCAAGCTTTTTGTCTCCCCTGCTGTGTGTTAACCAACTGTCTGGTCCCCTTTTCCAAGCTGGAGCACCCTTTGGGTCTGGAGGCTGATGTGACGCCCCAGACGAAGAGGCCCGAACCGGTTAGTTCCCAAGCACAGAGTTTAACAAAGAAGTACCAGGAGACCAAAGAGCTCCTGAAGCTGCAAGAGCTGAAAAAGCGCAACATGCAGGCACAGCTTGGCCTTTCGCTTTCTCACTCCTCCACCAAGGAGCCTAACCTTTCTGATCAAGCGCCACCAATGCCGGAAGGCGCTGCCACTGAACTCATCCAAAAACGAGTTAGTTTCTTGCTCGAGGACAGTTCAGATGTGATTCAGGAGCTCGAAGATCTCCTGACCGATGAACCTCTGACTCTGAAGGAGCTCGGACGAGTGTTGAAACTCCACAGCTTTGCTCAAAGTACCGGAGGGAAACACGATCTTCAGAAGCTCCTAGAGGCTTGGCAGTGCCAGCAGGAGATTGAAAACGAAACTTTTAAGAAGAGTTTGGCCAGAGCAGGAGAGAGCATACGAGAATATGAAGAGCGTCTTCTAACCATGGAGGATATGATGGGGAAAGCGCAGAAGCACAATTTCGAAAACCTCAAAGGCCCCTACGGTTCTTTGTCCAAACTAGACCACCATTCAGAGACGAGTGATGTGACAATTGCTTCACTCTCTCAGAGGGTCGAACTTCTAACAGGGGAAAACGGCGCCTTAAAACAACGATGTCAAGAGATAGTAAACCAGCTAACTGAAGCCGATAGAGAAATAGACCGACTAAAAGCTGAGCTTGTTAGCCAGCAGGGCGGGAAACAACACCATCTAGTCGTAGAGGAGCTGAAAAGACTGAAGGCCGAACTGGCTGAAAATCAAGCTAGCGCTATAGACCGCGAGTATTACGAGAGAGAGCTTAACGAGAAGTCTTTGAGGCTCCATGAAGCGTTGGTTACCTTGGAGGAACTAGGCAGCActcttaaagacacagagaaGAAGCTCCAGCTGAAAGAGGCCACACTAAGAGGTCTGGGCTTCCAGGCAGACTACGAGGATGAGGAATTACACCCAGAAGAGGAACGTCTCAGAGACCTACTTGAATCGTCTCAAGCTAAGGTGCTTGAGGCCGAGAGAAGTCTCCGGAATACAGAGCAGCGCTGCATAGAGTTGGAAGCCAGAAACAATGAGCTAGTTGCACTAAATCAGGAAATTGAGCAAGCTAGCAGAGAGAAGCTAGAAGTAGCAGAAAATGAGGCGAGGATGCTGCGAGAGAGATTAGAAACAATGCGTAGAGTTGGGGAGAATGTTGGTGAGGGTGAAAATGTAGAAGACAAGCAGGTTGATGATGGACTATTCAAGCAAGTGATAACAGAGTTGAAGATGAGGTCTGAGGCATTAGATATAGTCGTAGAGATGTTAGCAAAGGTAGATACTGATGTAGAAAAGATGCTTGGTCTTTTAAGAAGCACTTTATTTGGTTCTTGTAAGGAAGAACCTCTTTGCATTGGTGGAAAGGAGATGAGGTCTGTGCTGGAGTGGGAGTTCTGGGGCCAAGTGTTGAGCAATACCAAGTTAGAACCTGAAGAAGGCAAACGGATCAGTGAGTCTGAGCTGCTCCAGCAGATAAAGGCAGAGAAAAGCATAGAGCTGCTGGGGAAAGCAGAGACTGAAATACCAATGGATTTCACAAAAATGTACagctggcttgatgatgaaacATACGCTATGATTCTTAGACAGTTAATAGAAACTTTGGAGGGAAGGTCCCGTGATTTGAAGCAGGTTGCTTCCAGTCTGGAACAGAACAAAGACCAGAAACTTCTCTCTTTTGGTCTAACAAGCTTTGGTCTTGGACAGACACAGTCTTCTAGATATCTTTTAGATTCTCTCAAGGACGCTTGCCTGTCATATTTGATTGTTAGGCTGAAAGTACAGCATGAAATAGAGAGTCAACAGAATCAGACTGTAGTGCAGATGGGGAGCATGAATTGCCCAAATTGCCCTAAGCTGAAAGAAACTGCTAGTGACCTCCAGTCCAAACTGGAAGATCTTCAGAATCAGCTTTCTCTGGCCTCTCTGAAACTTTCAGAAGCATCACAAACTTTGATTCAAATTGAAGGAGAGCCCATAGATTCTGTAGATAAAGCCATTGAACTTCAGGACTTGGTGGCGAGGCATAGGAAGGAGTTACAAGATATCAAAAACAACTACGAGAAGGAGC encodes:
- the LOC116727100 gene encoding myosin phosphatase Rho-interacting protein isoform X2; this translates as MSTAKENSCRKFQANFFNKSKCQNCFKPRELHLLTDQDLTQAKPIYAGWLCLAPEGTDFDNPMQRSRKWQRRFFVLYEHGCLRFALDESPSTLPQGTVNMNLCTDVIDAEPKTGQKNSLCIITPEQEYFIRGENKEIINGWSEQLIVYPRTNKQNQKKKRKVEPTTSQEPGPAKVAVTGSGIPEADKSPDSSSIIWQEELNQREAESAAAWAGADQPLGSPLPSAGDCVPMGQGSDAGSVNGDEVDRSGLPLRGSAPRPSIGPLSPTGSCSSLGGVPRCQSPAPSDPFPSGSSLLSNGSHISGSVSSLDSDASGSTVTSTDSHTAGHRGGHHDASRCRRLEAEARKAEKRSRFRSPDRQEREAVLSPERSRSGVIEKLEALELENPEKMEVEETERSRTRQGRSERRRLFREELRQDNDEGLDFPSTLPPLRRAKSLDRRTTESVMTPDLLNFKKGWMVKLDEQGQWKKYWFVLTDHSLRYYKDSIAEEASDLDGEIDLSTCYNVTEYQAQRNYGFQIHTQEGVHTLSAMTAGIRRNWIQAVMKNVRPSTAPDVASSTEDHGSFSALEGLVRPDVTQDSPSSEASSVERESAPGAIKSRARERRREGRSKTFDWAEFRPIAQALAQQRAQEAESLQVDPDRSMRREERRKRYECGAGPEHASATDGERIDCEGGDGVMDTDSVSATCLEKQQRVEEVIEEHWRQVEKTPIREERRVPLPTSVQSGETTELEKLLDSYKQGIEDLKAQLESCHQQLLDSNKHKQELELQLRIALEREQDIRSGYISPLEHPLGLEADVTPQTKRPEPVSSQAQSLTKKYQETKELLKLQELKKRNMQAQLGLSLSHSSTKEPNLSDQAPPMPEGAATELIQKRVSFLLEDSSDVIQELEDLLTDEPLTLKELGRVLKLHSFAQSTGGKHDLQKLLEAWQCQQEIENETFKKSLARAGESIREYEERLLTMEDMMGKAQKHNFENLKGPYGSLSKLDHHSETSDVTIASLSQRVELLTGENGALKQRCQEIVNQLTEADREIDRLKAELVSQQGGKQHHLVVEELKRLKAELAENQASAIDREYYERELNEKSLRLHEALVTLEELGSTLKDTEKKLQLKEATLRGLGFQADYEDEELHPEEERLRDLLESSQAKVLEAERSLRNTEQRCIELEARNNELVALNQEIEQASREKLEVAENEARMLRERLETMRRVGENVGEGENVEDKQVDDGLFKQVITELKMRSEALDIVVEMLAKVDTDVEKMLGLLRSTLFGSCKEEPLCIGGKEMRSVLEWEFWGQVLSNTKLEPEEGKRISESELLQQIKAEKSIELLGKAETEIPMDFTKMYSWLDDETYAMILRQLIETLEGRSRDLKQVASSLEQNKDQKLLSFGLTSFGLGQTQSSRYLLDSLKDACLSYLIVRLKVQHEIESQQNQTVVQMGSMNCPNCPKLKETASDLQSKLEDLQNQLSLASLKLSEASQTLIQIEGEPIDSVDKAIELQDLVARHRKELQDIKNNYEKELEKLRQEVEKANETIRLHSEENIKEMDSLTNFMENLKNKHEDEKRRLLNRFEREMEELRSMLSPASQEKNETDKHAPSQEASAQTSTLRERIQELMSQVSVMAEEMRRRDEQGDTNTLRLKYERDLENLKATCERGFAAMEESHQKVIEELQRKHQRELENLKEEKERLLDEETAATIAAIEAMKNAHRKELEKARKASSNAENADMEEIRRQHEEELCSFQREIEVLSEQYSQKCLENAHLAQALEAERQALRQCQRENQELNAHNQELNNRLAAEITKMRSMTSEDGAGDPNTTIQGKELYELEVMLRVKESEVQYLKQEINSLKDELQAAQRDKKYATDKYKDIYTELSIVKAKAERDLGRLREQLQLAHEALGEPSLEDLERGGYDIMKSKSNPDILKMAAAAAKRSERTLRSKSVNRDMPWDS